In Chitinophagales bacterium, a single genomic region encodes these proteins:
- the clpB gene encoding ATP-dependent chaperone ClpB, which translates to MNQDKYTQKSLEALSSAQQLAYNNGNPSLETIHLLKGIEDVDKDVFPFLMDKMGANMHSISQEINNQINALPKQSNTQGQVTPSRALSNVLLKANKIMTDMGDSYVSIEHLILAIIAQNDNTAKILTQLGVSENKTKNAIEELRKGSKVTDQNAESKYNALSKYALNLNERAKEGRLDPVIGRDEEIRRVLHILSRRTKNNPILVGEPGVGKTAIAEGIAMRIVNGDVPENLKSKEIFALDMGLLTAGAKYRGEFEERLKGVVKEVQEAHGEIILFIDEIHTLVGAGATEGAMDAANILKPALARGELRAVGATTNKEYQKYFEKDKALERRFQKVIIDEPSTEDSISILRGLKDRYEMHHKVKIKDDAIIAAVELSNRYITDRQLPDKAIDLIDEAAAKLRLEIDSLPEELDEIERKIRQLEIEREAIKREKDEKKIEELNKQLADWNEKRDAFRAKWQKEKELLDSIQAKKKAIDQYKLQAEQYERNGDYGKVAEIRYGKIKENEDEVKTLEAKLSQINEDSRLLKEEVDSEDIAEIVSKWTGIPVSKMMETERAKLIRLEDELGKRVIGQREAIEAVSNAIRRNRAGLSDENKPIGSFLFIGSSGVGKTELSKALASYLFNDENAIIRIDMSEYMEKHSVSRLIGAPPGYVGYDEGGQLTEPVRKKPYSVVLLDEFEKAHPDVFNILLQVLDEGRLTDNKGRIANFKNTIIIMTSNIGSDIIQENFNNASMKEMPAIYAATKVQVLERLKKSVRPEFLNRIDEITMFEPLTRSNLKEIAQLQLNKLKERLNQQNVKLEVSDKALDLIADEGYDPQYGARPIKRIIQKDIINLLSKKILGNEVREGSIFIIDVYNGELMVSLDVKAEKLA; encoded by the coding sequence ATGAATCAAGATAAATATACACAAAAATCGCTGGAGGCATTAAGCTCTGCACAGCAGCTGGCTTATAATAATGGCAATCCCAGTTTAGAAACCATACATCTACTTAAAGGTATTGAAGATGTAGATAAAGACGTTTTTCCATTCTTAATGGATAAAATGGGTGCCAATATGCACTCCATTTCTCAAGAAATAAATAATCAAATAAATGCACTGCCCAAACAAAGTAATACTCAAGGGCAAGTAACGCCTTCAAGAGCATTGAGTAATGTTTTACTTAAAGCCAATAAAATAATGACCGATATGGGCGATTCTTACGTAAGTATAGAACACTTAATTTTAGCCATTATAGCACAAAATGATAATACTGCTAAAATACTTACTCAGTTAGGCGTATCGGAAAATAAAACTAAAAACGCCATAGAAGAACTGCGTAAAGGAAGCAAAGTAACCGACCAAAATGCAGAATCTAAGTACAATGCTTTATCAAAATATGCCTTAAACTTAAATGAAAGAGCAAAAGAAGGACGTTTAGACCCTGTGATAGGGCGAGATGAAGAAATACGCAGAGTACTGCATATATTATCAAGACGTACTAAAAACAACCCTATATTAGTGGGAGAACCCGGAGTGGGTAAAACAGCTATAGCAGAAGGTATAGCCATGAGAATAGTGAATGGCGATGTGCCTGAAAATTTAAAAAGTAAAGAAATTTTTGCTTTAGATATGGGCTTACTTACAGCAGGGGCTAAATATCGTGGTGAGTTTGAAGAAAGACTAAAAGGTGTGGTAAAAGAAGTGCAGGAAGCTCATGGAGAAATTATACTTTTTATAGATGAAATACACACTTTAGTAGGTGCAGGAGCTACAGAAGGAGCTATGGATGCCGCCAATATTTTAAAACCCGCTTTGGCAAGAGGAGAGTTAAGAGCCGTGGGAGCTACAACCAATAAAGAATATCAAAAATATTTTGAAAAAGATAAAGCTTTAGAAAGAAGATTTCAAAAAGTAATAATTGACGAACCAAGTACTGAAGATTCTATTTCAATACTTAGAGGCTTAAAAGACCGCTACGAAATGCACCATAAAGTAAAAATTAAAGATGATGCTATTATTGCAGCCGTTGAGCTTTCAAATAGATATATTACTGACCGCCAACTACCCGATAAAGCCATAGATTTAATAGATGAAGCTGCCGCAAAATTGCGTTTAGAAATAGATTCCTTGCCTGAAGAATTAGACGAAATAGAAAGAAAAATTCGCCAATTAGAAATAGAACGAGAAGCTATTAAAAGAGAAAAAGACGAAAAGAAAATAGAAGAATTGAATAAACAATTAGCCGATTGGAATGAAAAAAGAGATGCTTTTAGAGCCAAATGGCAAAAAGAGAAAGAACTTTTAGACAGTATTCAAGCAAAAAAGAAAGCTATAGACCAATATAAACTGCAAGCCGAGCAATACGAACGCAATGGCGACTATGGAAAAGTAGCAGAAATACGCTATGGCAAAATAAAAGAAAATGAAGACGAAGTAAAAACTTTAGAAGCTAAACTAAGTCAAATAAATGAAGATTCAAGACTGCTAAAAGAAGAAGTAGATAGTGAAGATATTGCCGAAATAGTTTCTAAATGGACAGGCATACCCGTAAGCAAAATGATGGAAACAGAAAGGGCTAAACTCATTCGTTTAGAAGATGAATTAGGCAAACGTGTTATAGGACAAAGAGAAGCTATAGAAGCCGTTTCTAATGCTATAAGAAGAAATAGAGCCGGCTTGTCTGACGAAAATAAACCCATTGGTTCTTTCCTTTTTATAGGTAGTTCGGGAGTAGGAAAAACAGAGTTGTCCAAAGCTTTAGCCTCTTATTTGTTTAATGATGAAAATGCCATTATTAGAATAGACATGAGCGAATATATGGAGAAACATTCAGTTTCCCGACTAATAGGAGCACCTCCGGGATATGTGGGTTATGACGAAGGCGGACAGCTTACCGAACCTGTGCGTAAAAAACCTTACTCCGTAGTTTTGTTAGACGAATTTGAAAAAGCTCATCCCGATGTTTTTAATATTTTACTTCAAGTTTTAGACGAAGGAAGACTGACAGATAATAAAGGTAGAATTGCTAATTTTAAAAATACCATTATTATTATGACCTCAAATATAGGTTCAGACATTATTCAAGAAAACTTTAATAATGCCAGCATGAAAGAGATGCCAGCAATCTATGCCGCCACTAAAGTGCAAGTTTTAGAACGATTAAAAAAATCTGTGCGACCTGAGTTTTTAAATAGAATAGATGAAATTACTATGTTTGAACCTTTAACAAGAAGCAACTTAAAAGAAATAGCTCAGTTACAGCTAAATAAACTGAAAGAAAGATTAAATCAGCAAAATGTTAAGCTTGAAGTTTCTGACAAAGCCTTAGATTTAATAGCAGATGAAGGCTACGACCCACAGTATGGTGCCAGACCGATTAAACGAATTATACAAAAAGACATTATCAACTTATTATCCAAAAAAATATTGGGTAATGAAGTTCGTGAGGGCTCAATTTTTATAATTGATGTTTATAATGGCGAACTGATGGTAAGTTTAGACGTGAAAGCTGAAAAATTAGCGTAA
- the lysS gene encoding lysine--tRNA ligase, translating to MSQQLSEQELVRREKLVKLRELGVNPYPANLFEVNSNSSDIKNNYKEDKAVKIAGRLMSIKVQGKASFAELQDEKGRVQVYFNRDEICTGEDKTKYNEIFKKLIDFGDFVGIEGTLFTTQVGEKTVRVKDFTLLSKALKPLPLPKTDSEGVVHDGFTDVEMRYRQRYADLVVNPQIKDIFIKRTKMYNAMRAFFNARGYMEVETPVLQSIPGGAAARPFITHHNALDIPLYLRIANELYLKRLIVGGFEGVYEFSKNFRNEGMDRTHNPEFTVMEIYVAYKDYNWMMEFTEQLLEHCAIAVNGTSKAVFKEQNIDFKAPYARVTMTDAIKKFTGFDITGKTEAEIRAKAEELGIEVDETMGKGKLIDEIFGEKCEGNFIQPTFITDYPKEMSPLCKEHRDNPELTERFELMVCGKEVANAYSELNDPIDQRERFEEQLKLSEKGDDEAMFIDQDFLRSLEYGMPPTSGLGIGMDRLIMFLTNNPSIQEVLFFPQMRPEKKKKVNEGFEQLSDDAKLVFKHLEKLESGILDELKNITGLSNKKWDKAIKSLTSSGLAKVHKEAEKLYVKIM from the coding sequence GTGAGTCAACAACTATCTGAACAAGAGCTTGTAAGAAGAGAAAAACTGGTAAAATTGAGAGAATTGGGTGTAAATCCTTATCCTGCCAATTTATTTGAAGTAAATAGTAATTCTTCCGATATAAAAAACAATTATAAAGAAGATAAAGCTGTGAAAATAGCAGGGCGTTTAATGTCTATAAAAGTGCAAGGTAAAGCTTCTTTTGCTGAGCTACAAGATGAAAAGGGTAGGGTACAAGTGTATTTTAATAGAGATGAAATATGCACTGGCGAAGACAAAACCAAATACAATGAAATTTTTAAAAAACTAATAGATTTTGGAGATTTTGTAGGCATAGAAGGTACTTTATTTACAACTCAGGTAGGAGAAAAAACGGTTAGAGTAAAAGATTTTACCTTGTTAAGTAAAGCTTTAAAACCTTTGCCTTTGCCTAAAACAGATAGTGAGGGTGTGGTGCACGATGGATTTACTGATGTAGAAATGAGGTATCGCCAGCGTTATGCCGATTTAGTGGTAAATCCTCAAATAAAAGATATTTTTATTAAGCGTACTAAAATGTATAATGCTATGCGAGCGTTTTTTAATGCTCGTGGTTATATGGAAGTAGAAACGCCTGTTTTGCAATCAATACCGGGAGGTGCTGCGGCTCGTCCGTTTATTACCCACCACAATGCTTTAGATATTCCTTTGTATTTGCGTATAGCTAACGAGTTGTATTTAAAAAGATTGATAGTTGGTGGTTTTGAAGGTGTTTATGAGTTTTCTAAAAATTTTAGAAATGAAGGAATGGACAGAACCCATAATCCTGAATTTACCGTAATGGAAATATATGTAGCTTACAAAGACTACAATTGGATGATGGAATTTACAGAGCAATTATTGGAACATTGTGCTATTGCTGTTAATGGAACTTCAAAAGCTGTATTTAAAGAACAAAATATAGATTTTAAAGCTCCTTATGCTCGTGTTACTATGACAGATGCTATAAAAAAGTTTACAGGATTTGACATAACAGGAAAAACCGAAGCAGAAATTAGAGCTAAAGCAGAGGAATTAGGTATAGAAGTAGATGAAACTATGGGTAAAGGCAAGCTGATAGATGAAATTTTTGGAGAAAAATGTGAAGGAAATTTCATTCAGCCTACATTTATTACAGATTATCCTAAGGAAATGAGTCCGTTGTGCAAAGAGCATAGAGATAATCCTGAACTTACAGAGCGTTTTGAGCTAATGGTGTGTGGCAAAGAAGTAGCTAATGCGTATAGCGAGCTAAACGACCCAATAGACCAGCGTGAGAGATTTGAAGAGCAATTGAAATTGTCTGAAAAAGGGGATGACGAAGCCATGTTTATAGACCAAGATTTCTTGCGTTCTTTAGAATATGGTATGCCGCCAACATCGGGTTTGGGCATAGGAATGGATAGGTTAATTATGTTTTTAACTAATAATCCGTCTATACAAGAGGTGCTGTTTTTCCCACAAATGCGACCTGAGAAAAAGAAAAAAGTAAATGAAGGTTTTGAACAACTTAGCGATGATGCTAAATTGGTGTTTAAGCATTTAGAAAAATTAGAATCCGGTATTTTAGACGAATTAAAAAACATAACGGGATTAAGTAATAAGAAATGGGATAAAGCCATAAAATCTCTAACAAGTAGCGGATTGGCTAAAGTACATAAAGAAGCAGAAAAGCTTTATGTGAAAATAATGTAA
- a CDS encoding addiction module protein: protein MNIKEMEHEKLNLITWIAQLQDAKLIQKLKNFRTDNFSIPQWQKEELDKRTKALENGTMKTRSWEEAKKEIFKK, encoded by the coding sequence ATGAATATTAAGGAAATGGAACATGAAAAATTAAATCTTATTACTTGGATTGCCCAATTGCAAGATGCGAAGCTAATTCAAAAGCTAAAAAATTTTAGAACAGATAATTTTTCTATACCCCAATGGCAAAAAGAGGAGTTAGACAAACGAACTAAAGCTCTTGAAAATGGAACAATGAAAACTCGCTCTTGGGAAGAAGCTAAGAAAGAAATTTTTAAAAAATGA
- a CDS encoding type II toxin-antitoxin system RelE/ParE family toxin encodes MRYLLEIGTEAENDISESFLWYEEQQSGLGNKFERVITDLLADIQRNPLAFQKRYKNIRIAFSQKFSFGIHFIVKENIITIIAVFHTSRNPKLWVKR; translated from the coding sequence ATGAGGTACTTATTAGAGATTGGTACAGAAGCTGAAAATGATATTTCTGAATCCTTTCTTTGGTATGAAGAACAACAAAGTGGTTTAGGCAATAAATTTGAACGAGTAATTACTGACTTATTAGCTGATATACAAAGAAATCCCCTTGCTTTTCAAAAAAGATATAAAAATATTAGAATTGCTTTTTCACAGAAATTCTCTTTTGGTATTCATTTTATAGTAAAAGAAAATATTATTACTATTATTGCTGTTTTTCATACATCAAGAAATCCTAAGTTGTGGGTTAAAAGATAA
- a CDS encoding type II toxin-antitoxin system VapC family toxin, whose amino-acid sequence MSGDNSLILDTNVVIEIFKGNKKVKELFEQDYNLFIPATVIGELYYGCYNSKNPKKHFNQINEFITELNILNTNEEVCISYGKIKTSLKKKGTPIPENDIWIAAFSKANNILLFSFDSHFDFIPDFKYLKSL is encoded by the coding sequence ATGAGTGGTGATAATTCTTTGATATTAGATACAAATGTTGTTATTGAAATTTTTAAAGGGAACAAAAAAGTAAAGGAATTATTTGAGCAAGACTATAATTTATTTATCCCTGCTACAGTTATTGGCGAACTTTATTATGGCTGTTATAATTCTAAAAATCCAAAAAAACATTTTAACCAAATTAATGAATTTATAACAGAACTAAATATTTTAAACACAAACGAAGAAGTTTGTATTTCATACGGAAAAATTAAAACATCTTTAAAAAAGAAAGGAACTCCTATACCAGAAAATGATATTTGGATTGCAGCTTTTTCTAAAGCTAACAATATCTTACTATTTAGTTTTGATTCACATTTTGATTTTATTCCAGATTTTAAATATCTAAAATCTCTTTAA
- a CDS encoding DUF853 family protein has protein sequence MSKESFKEYIDNGYTFKGDSIVLGTAIFEKQPIENTLIKIPLKTLTRHGLIAGATGTGKTKSLQVLAEQLSNKGIPSLVMDLKGDLSGLAQPGEFNDHVKWRHGLIGIPYEPGAKPVELLTLSEEKGVRLRATVSEFGPILISKILDLNDTQGGIVAVLFKYCDDNKLPLLNLEDFKKALQYVIDEGKEAFTEEYGSMSPVSVNTIIRKVIELEQQGADKFFGEISFEVNDLLRTTRDGKGIINIIRLTDIQDRPKLFSTFMLSLLAEVYSVFPEEGDVEKPKLCIFIDEAHLVFNNASKALLDQIEAIIKLIRSKGVGVYFITQNPTDVPDAVLSQLGLKVQHALRAFTAKDRKEIKQTAENYPISEFYNTDEVLTSLGTGEALVTALNEKGIPTPLSATLMRAPETRMDILSEKEIDVVISQSNLVSKYNQEIDRESAAEILEKKIGKAQDKAEQEKKAKEQQVKKSTSTKKEIGTFEKLSKNTMVRQMGRTLVNTLTRSLLGILKK, from the coding sequence ATGAGTAAAGAATCTTTTAAAGAATATATAGATAATGGCTATACTTTTAAAGGCGACAGCATAGTGCTGGGAACAGCTATTTTTGAAAAGCAACCCATAGAAAATACTTTAATAAAAATACCGCTTAAAACACTTACAAGACATGGATTGATAGCCGGAGCTACGGGTACAGGAAAAACTAAAAGTCTTCAAGTTTTAGCCGAGCAATTAAGCAATAAAGGTATCCCCTCTTTAGTAATGGATTTAAAAGGCGATTTAAGTGGATTGGCTCAACCTGGCGAATTTAATGACCATGTAAAATGGCGACATGGATTAATAGGTATTCCTTACGAACCAGGTGCTAAACCTGTAGAATTACTCACTTTATCTGAAGAAAAAGGAGTAAGACTACGAGCCACGGTTTCTGAATTTGGTCCTATTTTAATTTCTAAAATTTTAGACTTAAACGATACACAAGGCGGTATAGTAGCTGTACTTTTTAAGTATTGCGATGACAATAAACTGCCTTTATTAAATTTAGAAGATTTTAAAAAAGCACTTCAATATGTTATAGACGAAGGCAAAGAAGCTTTTACTGAAGAATATGGGAGCATGTCGCCCGTTTCTGTAAATACCATTATTAGAAAAGTAATTGAATTAGAGCAGCAAGGAGCCGATAAGTTTTTTGGAGAAATATCTTTTGAAGTTAATGACTTACTTAGAACAACAAGAGACGGAAAAGGCATTATAAATATTATACGCCTTACCGATATACAAGACCGACCTAAGCTTTTTTCTACATTTATGCTAAGCTTATTAGCAGAAGTTTATAGTGTATTTCCCGAAGAAGGAGATGTAGAAAAACCTAAGTTATGCATTTTTATAGATGAAGCACATTTGGTTTTTAACAATGCATCTAAAGCATTATTAGATCAAATAGAAGCCATCATTAAATTAATAAGATCAAAAGGTGTGGGCGTTTATTTTATAACTCAAAACCCTACAGATGTGCCGGACGCTGTCCTTAGTCAGTTGGGATTAAAAGTGCAACATGCCTTGCGTGCTTTTACGGCAAAAGACCGAAAAGAAATAAAACAAACAGCAGAAAATTATCCTATTTCAGAGTTTTATAATACCGATGAAGTATTGACTTCTTTAGGAACAGGAGAAGCATTAGTAACCGCTTTAAACGAAAAAGGAATACCTACGCCATTATCTGCCACGCTTATGCGTGCTCCGGAAACCAGAATGGATATTCTTAGTGAAAAAGAAATAGATGTAGTCATTAGCCAGTCTAATTTAGTGAGTAAATACAACCAAGAAATAGACAGAGAAAGTGCCGCAGAAATATTAGAGAAAAAAATAGGAAAAGCTCAAGATAAAGCCGAACAAGAAAAAAAGGCAAAAGAACAACAAGTAAAAAAATCTACATCAACCAAAAAAGAGATCGGCACCTTTGAAAAACTAAGCAAAAACACAATGGTACGTCAAATGGGAAGGACTTTAGTTAATACTTTAACAAGAAGTTTGTTGGGGATACTAAAAAAATAA
- a CDS encoding glycosyltransferase family 2 protein has translation MDNNKISILMPVFNAEQYLTECLSSIIHQTYQNWELIAINDFSTDGSLKLLSTFAQNDSRIRVFNNEQKGIINALRLSYSKSVGNLISRMDADDIMPKGKLEFLENALKNKENTVATGFVQYFSDGNVGNGYKKYEQWLNSLMQSENNFSEIYKECVIPSPCWLMAKATLNKIGAFDFDIYPEDYDLCFRMYQHKLKVVNVKETCHLWRDHETRASRNDSNYANNTFIDLKCHYFLLVDYNKNKELILWGAGTKGKQIAKYLNNKNIPFTWLCNNEKKVGHIIYKQKMLHYKSIIPTEKQQFIIAVANGDEQKEIKALLRNKEVWFFV, from the coding sequence TTGGATAATAATAAGATTTCAATATTAATGCCCGTTTTTAATGCCGAGCAGTATTTAACAGAATGCTTATCTTCTATTATTCATCAAACATATCAAAATTGGGAGTTGATAGCTATAAATGATTTCTCTACAGACGGCAGTTTGAAATTGCTTAGCACATTTGCCCAAAACGATAGTAGAATTAGGGTTTTTAATAATGAACAAAAAGGAATTATTAATGCTTTGCGTTTGTCTTATAGCAAAAGTGTGGGCAATTTAATAAGCCGTATGGATGCAGATGATATAATGCCCAAAGGGAAATTGGAATTTTTAGAAAATGCCTTAAAAAATAAAGAAAATACCGTAGCTACAGGATTTGTTCAATATTTTTCTGACGGCAATGTAGGAAACGGCTACAAAAAATACGAGCAATGGCTAAACTCCTTAATGCAAAGCGAAAATAATTTTAGCGAAATATACAAAGAGTGTGTTATTCCATCGCCTTGCTGGTTAATGGCAAAGGCTACTTTAAATAAAATTGGAGCATTTGATTTTGATATTTATCCTGAGGATTATGATTTATGTTTTAGAATGTATCAGCATAAATTAAAAGTGGTTAATGTAAAAGAAACTTGTCATTTATGGCGAGACCACGAAACAAGAGCTTCAAGAAATGATAGTAATTATGCAAATAATACTTTTATTGATTTGAAATGCCACTATTTTCTGCTTGTAGATTATAATAAAAATAAGGAATTGATACTTTGGGGTGCGGGCACAAAAGGCAAACAGATAGCTAAATATTTAAACAATAAAAATATTCCTTTCACTTGGCTGTGCAATAATGAGAAGAAAGTAGGGCATATAATTTATAAGCAGAAAATGCTTCATTATAAATCTATTATACCAACAGAAAAGCAACAGTTTATTATAGCTGTGGCTAATGGAGATGAACAAAAAGAAATTAAAGCGTTGTTAAGAAATAAAGAAGTTTGGTTTTTTGTGTAA
- a CDS encoding DUF4112 domain-containing protein, with protein sequence MSKLSEKYDPKNKKSLQTIKFLTEWMDTKFTIPFTNIKFGLDPLLSLMPGAGDIISSGINVGILGLILAKGVPVKTAFKMMFNTIFDTLFSSIPFLGTIVDVGFKSNTKNLHLLEQHLKNNPNGKYEYGIWIVFGITIFMIIAIILSLVFLLLYLASKIEPTTINYF encoded by the coding sequence ATGAGCAAATTGTCGGAAAAATACGACCCTAAAAATAAGAAAAGTTTACAAACCATTAAATTTTTAACGGAATGGATGGATACTAAATTTACTATTCCTTTTACCAATATAAAATTTGGCTTAGATCCACTATTAAGTTTAATGCCCGGTGCAGGAGATATAATAAGTAGTGGTATAAACGTAGGAATTTTGGGACTTATTTTAGCCAAAGGCGTTCCGGTTAAAACAGCTTTTAAAATGATGTTTAATACCATATTTGATACTTTATTTTCATCTATTCCGTTTTTAGGAACTATAGTAGATGTTGGCTTTAAATCTAATACCAAAAATTTACACTTATTAGAGCAACACTTAAAAAACAACCCAAATGGAAAATATGAATACGGAATTTGGATAGTTTTTGGAATAACTATTTTTATGATTATTGCAATAATTTTATCTTTAGTATTCTTATTGCTATATTTAGCCAGTAAAATAGAACCTACAACTATAAATTATTTTTAA
- the panB gene encoding 3-methyl-2-oxobutanoate hydroxymethyltransferase, which translates to MSVHGNVKRVTTHTLQAMKDNNEKISMLTAYDYSLAKIVDDAGIDIILVGDSASNVMAGHETTLPITLDQMIYHASSVVRAVGRCLVVVDLPFGSYQGNSRAALDSSIRIMKESGAHAIKLEGGLEIKDSIIRILTAGIPVMGHLGLTPQSIYKFGTYTVRAKEEAEAEKLLEDAKMLEEIGCFALVLEKIPAKLAKKVAESVNIPVIGIGAGHEVDGQVLVLHDMLGITSEFSPRFLRRYLNLYDDIKGAVEQYIEDVRSQDFPSDKEQY; encoded by the coding sequence ATGTCGGTACACGGTAATGTAAAACGCGTAACAACCCATACGCTACAAGCAATGAAAGATAATAATGAAAAAATATCTATGCTTACGGCCTATGATTATTCTTTGGCTAAAATTGTAGATGATGCGGGTATAGATATTATACTGGTAGGCGATAGTGCCAGTAATGTAATGGCAGGGCACGAAACTACTTTGCCTATTACTTTAGACCAAATGATTTATCATGCTTCATCGGTGGTGCGTGCTGTGGGGCGTTGTTTGGTAGTGGTAGATTTACCTTTTGGTTCGTACCAAGGCAATAGTCGTGCGGCTTTAGATTCCAGCATTAGAATAATGAAAGAAAGTGGAGCTCATGCTATTAAATTAGAGGGCGGATTAGAAATAAAAGATTCTATAATTAGAATTTTAACGGCAGGGATTCCCGTGATGGGACATTTGGGTTTAACACCTCAAAGTATTTATAAATTTGGAACATATACGGTAAGAGCTAAAGAAGAAGCTGAGGCAGAAAAGCTTTTAGAAGATGCTAAAATGCTGGAAGAAATAGGCTGTTTTGCTTTAGTTTTAGAAAAAATTCCTGCTAAACTGGCTAAAAAAGTTGCCGAAAGTGTAAACATTCCTGTTATTGGTATAGGTGCAGGGCATGAGGTGGACGGGCAAGTGCTCGTACTTCACGATATGCTGGGCATTACTTCAGAGTTTAGCCCCCGTTTTTTAAGACGCTATTTGAATCTTTATGATGATATTAAAGGTGCTGTGGAGCAATACATTGAAGATGTAAGAAGTCAAGATTTCCCAAGTGATAAGGAGCAGTATTGA
- a CDS encoding asparagine--tRNA ligase codes for MQDNVGKKVTLKGWVANKRDSKGLSFVNLRDGSGFCQCVISEDVVGNKFEDTKQLSQETSLSITGTVVQDEKQIGGFELQATDFEIIHVSEDYPITPKEHGVDFLLERRHLWLRSSQQWAIMQVRNATIFALHSFFQEKGFMLMDSPIFTGSAAEGTTDLFATDYFGQEAYLAQTGQLYGEAMAMAQGKIYTFGPTFRAEKSKTRRHLTEFWMIEPEMAFFDLDMDMDLIEDMLKYVVNKVIDRCQNELNILGRDIEALKSVNEKFPRITYDEAIDILTGKKDVNGKNAIKMLEEDLADTKNKIAEINKEIEEREIIVNDNVSKKGIKNFNRNKVGQLKAELKELEEDERNIPQWMNSAKNFKHGGDLGGSDETVLTRMYGCPIMVYNWPRAIKAFYMKRVENNIEYVKGVDVLAPEGYGEIVGGSERETDLDFLLEQIEEEGLNRADYEWYLDLRRFGSVPHSGFGLGLERLITWICKLKHIREAIPFPRTSQRLFP; via the coding sequence ATGCAGGATAATGTTGGCAAAAAAGTAACTTTAAAAGGTTGGGTTGCCAATAAAAGAGATAGCAAAGGACTGTCATTTGTAAATTTGCGTGATGGAAGTGGATTTTGTCAGTGTGTTATTTCTGAAGATGTAGTAGGCAATAAATTTGAAGATACAAAACAACTTAGCCAAGAAACTTCATTAAGTATTACAGGAACTGTGGTTCAAGATGAAAAACAAATTGGAGGTTTTGAGCTTCAAGCTACAGACTTTGAAATTATCCATGTTTCTGAAGATTATCCTATAACTCCAAAAGAACATGGAGTAGATTTTTTGTTAGAAAGAAGACATTTATGGTTAAGAAGTTCTCAGCAATGGGCTATAATGCAGGTGCGTAATGCTACTATTTTTGCATTACATTCTTTCTTTCAAGAAAAAGGATTTATGCTAATGGATTCGCCTATTTTTACGGGAAGTGCTGCTGAGGGAACTACAGATTTATTTGCTACAGATTATTTTGGGCAAGAAGCTTATTTGGCTCAAACAGGACAACTTTATGGCGAAGCTATGGCAATGGCTCAAGGCAAAATATATACTTTTGGACCTACTTTTAGGGCAGAAAAATCTAAAACAAGACGCCACCTTACAGAGTTTTGGATGATAGAGCCTGAAATGGCATTTTTTGACTTGGATATGGATATGGACTTAATTGAAGACATGCTAAAATATGTTGTAAATAAAGTAATAGACCGCTGCCAAAACGAACTGAATATACTGGGTAGAGATATAGAAGCTTTAAAAAGTGTAAATGAGAAATTCCCACGTATTACTTACGATGAAGCTATAGATATTTTAACGGGCAAAAAAGATGTAAATGGTAAAAATGCCATTAAAATGTTGGAAGAAGATTTAGCTGACACCAAAAACAAAATAGCTGAAATAAATAAGGAAATTGAAGAAAGAGAAATTATTGTTAACGATAATGTAAGCAAAAAAGGCATTAAAAACTTTAATAGAAATAAAGTAGGGCAGCTAAAAGCCGAACTTAAAGAACTGGAAGAAGACGAACGCAATATTCCTCAATGGATGAATTCTGCTAAAAACTTTAAACACGGTGGCGATTTGGGTGGTTCAGACGAAACAGTTTTAACACGTATGTATGGTTGCCCAATAATGGTGTACAACTGGCCACGAGCTATAAAAGCTTTTTACATGAAGCGTGTAGAAAATAATATAGAATACGTAAAAGGCGTAGATGTATTAGCTCCTGAAGGATACGGAGAAATAGTGGGCGGTAGCGAGCGAGAAACGGACTTAGATTTCTTATTAGAACAAATAGAAGAGGAAGGTTTAAACAGAGCCGATTATGAATGGTATTTAGATTTAAGACGCTTTGGTTCTGTACCTCACAGCGGTTTTGGTTTAGGTTTAGAACGTTTAATAACTTGGATTTGCAAATTAAAACACATTAGAGAAGCTATTCCTTTTCCTAGAACAAGCCAAAGATTATTCCCTTAA